The genomic region CTTAGGATTTCCAGAATAGAACATTCATATCCCactaaataaatgaattgagatgaatttgaatgttATAAATTAGAAAGTTAGGAAAACTcgtatttgatttttgtacttaatcatatatacagattgagaaatttttctcctttcaAAGAAATTAATGTACTCTCTTGATTATTTTGTCAGAATATGGAATGGCTGGTACTGTTTCGATACAAGGGGACGTATATAGCTACGGTATTCTTTTATTGGAGTTGTTTGCAAATATAAGACCGACAAGTGATGTACTAATTAGTGATCACGCAAGTCTTCACAATTTTGTCGCCACTAAATTAGAATTAGATCGTGTAATGGAAATTGTGGATCCGCTTATCTTGCAAAAAGAACATCACATGATCAATAGTAGTATTAGGGGTTGTGTGGCTTCTATACTAGGAATTGGAGTGGCGTGTTCGAGAGATTTACCTCAAGATCGAATGGTGATAACAGATGTTGTTAGCCAACTTGGACAAATAAGAATGACAATTCTAGCTAAAAGGTTGAGACctcacaattaaaaaattataggttCATGTTCTGTTGTAAGTTCAAGTTCTAAAAATGTGAATCTATATTTACGattcttgttcttttcttttaatatgctgtattatatatttaatgtttatttataataaaattaaaaatatgaaaaattatttagtatatacACTGACTCCCTTGAGGTTTGCCATATATAATCACAAGTAACCCCTattgttgtttgaaatatttcctaaaattaatgattgtttaaaaaatactcCTCGTAAAAGCCCATTATAGAGGAACAATTCATAAAAGTTTTTCTTGAATGATAACATACATGCTAAAAAAGCTAGGATCTCATATCCTGAGTCATGTATCAATCTGTGCTCCTCTACAAGTATAAGGCTAAGGAaatgggttaattacactttggTTCCCTCTAAAATACTAACTTAGGCTTTTCTCCCAAAAAGTTCCCTCTACAAATTTCGACTATATATTTGAAACAATTAGTGTCAGATGATAATAAGTAACTTCTTGAAGTATACACATCATGCCTAATTCCATCATTCTAACTAAACAAGCTCTCAAAAATTAGGCATATGATATGAGGGCTAAAGTTTTAAAGGAGAACTCACGTCTGTAATTTGAAGACAAAGTATCTCAGTTTTTTATTACCGCATGTCGTAGTTGAAGACAGAGtgtctaaatttttaaagaataacTCCCTCTGTAATTTAGAGAGGGaaaaatttctctctctaattccataaaaaataacaactaAGTTTTCGAATAATTCATTTCTTATTTTGTctgtaaagaaaaaatacttttctatatattgtatatactTAATAAGGGGTCATATCTTTAATAAACAacatattctattttaaatagattattttataaccaaattacacTCATACGTATTCACGTGTTAATGCATATaaagaggtatattttcaacGTTTTAAGGTAcgtttagtccaaaaaaaatatttgactctaataagtcagtaattaGTCAAccgagagtaaatatcaattttcattcacttttttagttaatatgaacaaattcaaagaattttaatcaataaagggatttatttgttagatgtaaGCAAATCTTagagtgctagatgtaattttttaaatcataaagaatttatatataattataccaaactttagggggcgaatgtaattattccatatatttatgagaaaaaaGCAACtggaatttaaaaatacaagtgGTATATATGAATGCTCTCAGGTTCAATGtccatatgtatatataggcCTCAAGGAATAAGTAAAGAAAAGCCAGCAAACAAAAACAgtgaactaaaattgcaacaCTATAAGAAAactattcaataattataaaatgaatttaaagttaaaattacattgaactaattaacaaataaaattattattgttaatttatattatttaatatatattttaaatattttgttgctaaattagttggtaagtaaattttcttgtattaaataaCGTAAATTAGCAAAGAGAATAttacttgctaattagcttcactagaaaaaaatttataattggcTATTAATGGATATGGCtaaatcatggtaaataattattattaaccacgATTAAATAAACCAATGCAAAAAATTAGCTTTTCcactatgaaaaaattatttaccaagAGCtatgggaaaaatatttgtcatgactttTATCCATGACAAATGATTTAGCCATTCTCTCAAAAATTACGGGCAACAACCGTTGCATGACCATAGTCAATGATTATTTGGTATgactatttaatattaatcaaaGCAATTAGCCATGGTTAAATGCTATATTTCTCGTAATGCtcgacactaatttttttttctttgctatGAAgccaattttttgtaatgcaatttaattaagtcgTGTACAAGTCGCATGCAATTTTTTGAcaacaaaaaactaaaattatcaaaattatgaaattaaatcaaagaaatgttgcagacagaaaaataaataaataaattcaactagGGTCGAGGAAGTGGAAAGGATGCTGCGTACAGAGAATGATTTAGAACGCGCAGTTTGACTACTATCATTTTCGGAGAAGTTACTTGATGTTGACTGACAGAGTAGTGGATTGAGTGCTGTCAGTCCcaatctttttgtttcttctctttGGGTGGTGGAATAGGGAagggggtgtgggtgtggggttCTATACATTCATAAGAAAATTGCAAGTGGTACGTGTGAATGCTGTCAGGTCCAATGTTTTGTATGCAACTGGAGGAGAGGCCGCGGAATGAATGGTGGGGGTGTTCGtccatatctatatataggCCTCAAGGAATAAGCAAAGAAAACCCAGCAAACAAGcataataaaatagtgaaCTAAGGTCATAAGGATCATGACAAGTTATGTAACTGTTGAGTGTTTGATCTTCTTGATGTTCTTCTGCTTTGCAAGCAATCCTGCGACGTGCTCGATCAACGAAGTAGATTTACGCGCATTGCTGTTGTTCAAGGAAAACATTGTCGATTCAAGAGGGGTGTTAGACTCGTGGAGATACAATGGAACTGCCAACTACTGCACTTGGAAAGGCATTTCTTGCAGCAGCATGCATAGAAGAGTTGTGTCCATCGACCTCGATTCTCAAGGCCTGGTGGGATCCCTTTCGCCTCATCTAGGTAATCTTTCCTTCCTTAGAAGAATCAATCTCCAAAACAACAGTTTCCACGGCCCGATTCCCCAAGAACTCGGTCGCCTAAGACGCCTTGAGTATTTAgaattaagcaacaatactTTTGATGGTCAGATACCAAGAAACCTGTCACAATGTCGTAATCTTAACTTCCTTAACTTGATAGACAACAAACTCATGGGAAACGTGCCGTTTGAGCTTAGTTCTTTGTTGAAACTTGAAGTTTTAGCCCTAgcaaaaaacaatatatcaggAACTATCCCATCATTCATTGGCAACTTTACATTTCTGAGACTACTATCTCTTCGCGACTGTGGCTTCCATGGCCAGATTCCTGAGTCGTTAGTTCGTCTTCGGAATCTAAATTTCTTCTCTTTAGCACAAAATAGGTTTACTGGCAGAATCCCATCTGGTCTTTATAATATCTCCACTATCCATCACTTTTCTGTGTATTCTAACCAGCTCCAAGGAAACGTTCCTTTTGATATTGGCTTGACGCTTCCTAATTTAAGGTTTTTTTCTCTGGCCTCCaacaattttagtggatttcTTCCGGTTTCTCTATCGAATGCTTCTTTTCTTGAGTACATAAGCTTATCTGAAAATAGCTTTACAGGGCCTATGCCTAAGAATATTGGTAGACTTCCGGATCTATGGGGCCTGAACATTTGGTTGGCTAATATTCAAGATGACATCAGTTTTATTTCATCTTTGACAAACTGTACCAAACTCAGAATTCTTGATATCTATGGTAATAATTTTACGGGTTTGTTGCCACAATCCATTGCCAATCTCAGCACTCAATTAATCAGATTATCCATGGGTATGAACTTGATACAAGGAACCATTCCTTCTGGCATAGGAAACCTTATAGATCTGGGCTATTTGAATCTTGAATCAAATCTTTTCAGTGGCCCAATTCCTTCGTCCATTGGAGGACTCACTAAGTTGCAAGAAATTTATCTGAGTGCTAACAAATTCACGGACGAGCTACCATATTCACTCGGTAACTTGACTCTATTGAACTTACTTCAAGTCAACAGAAACAATATTTTAGGAAGCATACCTCCGAGTCTTGGTAATTGTTCTAatcttttagttttagatctttcaaataataattttagtggTCCTATACCCGAAGAAATAGTGAGTCTTTCTTCGATTTCCATTCACCTTGATCTATCCAACAATAACTTATCAGGTTCTATTCCATTTGAAATTGGTTCTTTATCAAATCTAAGAAAGTTAGATTTGTCGAACAATAGATTATCTGGCCGTGTTCCAAGAACTATAAGCAGCTGCATAAGCTTGCAACAACTTAACTTGGATGGCAACTCATTTCATGGTCAAATACCGCAAGGGTTGAGCAGCTTGACAGGTTTACAAGAGTTGGACCTCtcaagaaacaaattttcagGGCTAAT from Sesamum indicum cultivar Zhongzhi No. 13 linkage group LG3, S_indicum_v1.0, whole genome shotgun sequence harbors:
- the LOC105158519 gene encoding putative receptor-like protein kinase At3g47110, giving the protein MTSYVTVECLIFLMFFCFASNPATCSINEVDLRALLLFKENIVDSRGVLDSWRYNGTANYCTWKGISCSSMHRRVVSIDLDSQGLVGSLSPHLGNLSFLRRINLQNNSFHGPIPQELGRLRRLEYLELSNNTFDGQIPRNLSQCRNLNFLNLIDNKLMGNVPFELSSLLKLEVLALAKNNISGTIPSFIGNFTFLRLLSLRDCGFHGQIPESLVRLRNLNFFSLAQNRFTGRIPSGLYNISTIHHFSVYSNQLQGNVPFDIGLTLPNLRFFSLASNNFSGFLPVSLSNASFLEYISLSENSFTGPMPKNIGRLPDLWGLNIWLANIQDDISFISSLTNCTKLRILDIYGNNFTGLLPQSIANLSTQLIRLSMGMNLIQGTIPSGIGNLIDLGYLNLESNLFSGPIPSSIGGLTKLQEIYLSANKFTDELPYSLGNLTLLNLLQVNRNNILGSIPPSLGNCSNLLVLDLSNNNFSGPIPEEIVSLSSISIHLDLSNNNLSGSIPFEIGSLSNLRKLDLSNNRLSGRVPRTISSCISLQQLNLDGNSFHGQIPQGLSSLTGLQELDLSRNKFSGLIPNFLGELSLEKLNISFNKLQGPVPIDGVFQNVSAVSLEENTELCGGISELKLPPCAPTNPKKKNSQIPLKIIVPVSVCGAIFIVIIAFSYIFIQRKTKSRDNLHATPFESQFPRLSYADLLTATDGFSEANMIGSGRFGSVYKGSIDNGNTTVAVKVLKLNVRGAHKSFTRECNVLRGLRHRNLLKILSISVSIDYQGNDFMALIYQFKANGSLDKWLHLDADGRHENMRYLTLMQRLNIAIDVASAVEYLHNGTDSAVVHGDLKPSNILLDDDMTAHVGDFGLAKVISNVSSGLATAESHSVAIKGTIGYIAPEYGMAGTVSIQGDVYSYGILLLELFTNIRPTSDVLISDHASLHNFVATKLELDRVMEIVDPLILQKEHHMINSSIRGCVASILGIGVACSRDLHQDRMVITDVVSQLGQIRMTVLAQGLRPHN